From Nicotiana tabacum cultivar K326 chromosome 22, ASM71507v2, whole genome shotgun sequence, one genomic window encodes:
- the LOC142175822 gene encoding uncharacterized protein LOC142175822: MVKEGIVLGHKVTARGIEVDRAKVDVNARLPPPTFVEGIKSLLGMLDSIRAKDAKFLFNVECLREFELIKEKLIIRSGEQSDCTHRSLTLKYPLSKKKSKPRLMRWVLLLQEFDLEIKYRKATENQVSDHLSRLEIPPVKTVDVREEFPDEQIFSIPAVSERPPWYADLANVLASG, encoded by the exons atggtgAAAGAAGGAATTGTCTTGGGCCACAAAGTAACTGCAcgtggaattgaagttgacagaGCCAAGGTGGACGTAAATGCTAGGCTCCCTCCACCAACTTTTGTGGAGGGCATAAAGAGTCTTTTGGGCATGCTGGATTCTATAAGAG CAAAGGATGCCAAGTTTCTTTTCAATGTGGAATGCTTAAGAGAATTCGAATTGATAAAGGAAAAGCTG ATCATACGTAGTGGGGAGCAAAGTGACTGTACACACAGATCACTCACCTTAAAATATCCGTTGAGTAAAAAGAAGTCCAAGCCGCGTCTGATGCGGTGGGTGTTGTTGCTCCAAGAGTTTGACTTGGAGATCAAATATAGGAAGGCCACAGAAAATCAAGTCTCTGATCATCTATCTCGACTTGAGATACCCCCAGTTAAAACAGTTGACGTGAGAGAAGAGTTCCCTGATGAACAAATATTCTCCATTCCTGCGGTCTCTGAAAGACCACCTTGGTATGCTGATTTAGCCAATGTTTTAGCTAGCGGATAG